The Flavobacterium piscisymbiosum genome includes a region encoding these proteins:
- a CDS encoding porin family protein: MKMQSNFLCALTLFLTASFGMLHAQDNNVNTEFGVKGGFNMSNLYGSGDDVDDNNILYGFNAGVYATLPISDFIAIQPEILFTTKGAEFEYNNAFASGNTKFKLNYIEVPLLVRVNVTKNFNIHAGGYASYLVSSKVTGEGTFDFDEPVDRDDLNKFDAGIAAGVGVDFDPISIGVRYNYGLTTVGKERTVGTTTITVPDAKNSNLTVYLSYKLN, from the coding sequence ATGAAAATGCAATCAAATTTTTTATGCGCCTTAACACTTTTTTTAACAGCTTCATTTGGAATGCTACACGCTCAGGACAATAATGTAAATACCGAGTTTGGTGTAAAGGGAGGATTCAACATGTCTAACCTATATGGTAGCGGAGATGACGTAGATGACAACAATATTTTATACGGATTTAACGCAGGGGTTTATGCAACTTTACCTATTTCAGATTTCATCGCCATTCAGCCAGAGATTTTGTTTACTACAAAAGGAGCTGAATTTGAATACAACAATGCTTTTGCATCAGGAAACACAAAATTTAAATTGAACTATATCGAAGTTCCTTTATTAGTAAGAGTAAATGTTACTAAAAACTTTAATATTCATGCCGGTGGTTATGCATCTTACTTAGTAAGTTCTAAAGTAACTGGTGAAGGAACTTTTGATTTTGACGAGCCAGTTGACAGAGACGATTTAAACAAGTTTGATGCCGGTATCGCTGCAGGTGTTGGTGTAGATTTTGACCCAATAAGCATTGGTGTACGTTATAACTATGGGTTAACTACTGTTGGAAAAGAAAGAACTGTAGGAACAACAACAATCACAGTTCCAGACGCTAAAAACAGCAACCTGACTGTATACTTATCGTATAAATTAAACTAG
- a CDS encoding YtxH domain-containing protein → MKTSNTILGILGAAAAGAFIGVLFAPDKGSNTRKKIKDKSKDYGDNLKTKFDGVVNTITANGKDIIEEGKAKFNQAKEDFNTIKDEAKSVKTNY, encoded by the coding sequence ATGAAAACGAGTAACACAATTTTAGGAATTTTAGGAGCTGCAGCTGCAGGAGCATTCATAGGTGTATTATTTGCACCGGACAAAGGGTCAAACACAAGAAAAAAAATCAAAGATAAATCGAAAGATTACGGAGATAATTTAAAAACAAAATTTGACGGAGTTGTAAATACTATTACTGCAAACGGTAAAGATATTATCGAAGAAGGTAAAGCAAAATTCAACCAGGCAAAAGAAGACTTCAACACTATCAAAGATGAAGCAAAAAGTGTAAAAACGAACTACTAA
- a CDS encoding response regulator codes for MQKNALYILLADDDEDDRLFFKDAFEEIKIQTKVDFVHDGMQLMDHLMDPETKLPDILFLDLNMPKKTGKECLIEIKKTEHLKNIIIAIYSTSSSEEDIEDTFIQGANIYIKKPSDFNTLKKIINEVVTVNWHYHTSGLNRDNFLLRLK; via the coding sequence ATGCAAAAAAACGCATTATACATTTTATTGGCTGATGATGATGAAGATGATCGTCTTTTTTTTAAGGATGCTTTTGAAGAAATAAAAATTCAGACAAAAGTTGATTTTGTTCATGACGGAATGCAGTTGATGGATCATTTGATGGATCCTGAAACCAAATTACCTGATATTTTATTTCTGGATTTGAACATGCCTAAAAAAACTGGTAAAGAATGTTTGATCGAAATAAAAAAAACAGAACATCTTAAAAATATTATTATTGCCATTTATTCTACTTCGTCATCCGAAGAAGACATAGAAGACACCTTTATTCAGGGAGCGAATATTTATATCAAAAAACCAAGCGATTTTAATACGCTTAAAAAAATAATTAATGAAGTCGTGACAGTAAACTGGCATTATCATACATCAGGTTTAAACCGTGATAACTTCCTGCTTCGACTAAAATAA
- a CDS encoding DUF4142 domain-containing protein: MIAVQQLKATIFRLIFLLTILLCITSCKKNNPIEASLKNETFAKTEKEEIEAFFFIATANVTKSIISKSQIAQQKSSDSTIQEWSKKIEINQNQLLQDVSKMANKKLIIITEINATHNKLDLYELIDASSPDFNKAYLDSMTESLKEQIGLFESISKQTNDKTILKLVLQYLPEQYQILREMQRINNEIN, encoded by the coding sequence ATGATAGCAGTGCAACAACTAAAAGCGACAATTTTTAGACTAATTTTTTTATTGACAATTCTACTTTGCATCACGTCGTGCAAGAAAAATAATCCGATAGAAGCATCACTAAAAAATGAAACTTTTGCTAAAACGGAAAAGGAAGAAATAGAAGCCTTTTTTTTTATTGCAACTGCGAATGTAACGAAATCAATTATTTCAAAAAGTCAAATTGCACAACAAAAAAGTTCAGATTCTACGATACAAGAGTGGAGTAAAAAAATAGAAATCAATCAGAATCAATTGTTGCAGGATGTTTCTAAAATGGCCAATAAAAAGCTCATTATTATTACAGAAATAAATGCAACACACAATAAACTCGATTTATATGAACTGATTGATGCCAGTAGTCCTGATTTTAATAAAGCCTATCTGGATTCGATGACAGAATCCTTAAAAGAGCAAATTGGATTGTTTGAATCTATTTCAAAACAGACAAATGACAAAACAATATTAAAATTAGTGTTACAATATTTACCTGAGCAATATCAAATCCTACGCGAAATGCAACGGATCAACAATGAGATTAATTAA
- a CDS encoding DUF5723 family protein: protein MKKTLLSLLLITITFSAKAQSYLGYTHDNYAGIQSVLFNPASIADSRFKTDINIFSVSGSVANDLYGVNIFDTYKKGYDFDSQSKMTPKNNNNGLANFDIMGPSFMFNIAPKHTVAVFTRARSVSNVRNINGNLVDQVKDGLDKASDFNFNAGNANGASNTWAELGLSYAAVLYQKDQHFLKGGLTAKYLQGGVNGYVKGNNVNVAYNENTVNPEQGTLVSSGQISVGTSQDFEANEDYKFDSNANGFGFDFGLVYEWRPDYDQYDLSRAKPADNNFRDLNKYKVRFGLSVTDIGSINYKNGRQDTYNVNGTITQEMIDDADNFYDFLNEHYTKTSSKKGMKTNLPTALHADVDWNIYQKFYLNLNGDINMVSADKINGYGIADRVTLTPRYESRWFSFYVPMTYMEYSGMQVGSGLRVGAFFIGSGSILTNLVSKESKAADFHLGIKIPVYEKKFKDTDEDGVIDKEDACRKVAGPAENKGCPWPDTDKDGVFDKDDACPDVKGPAENKGCPWKDTDGDTLLDNVDACPAIAGPVENKGCPWPDTDGDGVLDKDDACPTVAGLAENKGCPVLDADKDGVPDNVDDCPLIAGPAENKGCPKVTKATLEKLKVEAKSIFFVTGKATLSDAKKGVTSGRLGAIKEILKNYPNAKFAINGHTDNVGNAAANQKLSEARAKVVMDALIAKGVNPDNLSSQGFGATKPVATNKTAAGRAENRRTEIVYLGNL from the coding sequence ATGAAAAAAACTTTACTTAGTTTATTACTTATTACCATTACTTTTTCGGCCAAAGCCCAATCTTATTTAGGATATACGCATGATAATTATGCAGGTATTCAAAGTGTACTTTTCAATCCGGCTTCTATTGCCGATTCGCGTTTTAAAACAGATATCAATATCTTTTCTGTTAGCGGATCTGTTGCAAATGATTTGTACGGAGTAAATATTTTCGATACCTATAAAAAAGGGTACGATTTTGATAGTCAGTCTAAAATGACTCCAAAAAATAATAACAATGGTCTTGCTAATTTCGATATCATGGGGCCGTCATTTATGTTTAATATTGCTCCCAAACATACCGTTGCGGTATTTACAAGAGCAAGATCAGTTAGCAACGTAAGGAACATTAACGGAAATCTTGTAGATCAGGTAAAAGATGGTTTGGATAAAGCAAGCGATTTTAATTTTAATGCAGGAAACGCCAATGGCGCTTCGAATACCTGGGCAGAACTCGGACTTTCTTACGCAGCAGTTTTATACCAAAAAGACCAACACTTTTTAAAAGGAGGTTTAACTGCCAAATATTTGCAAGGTGGTGTAAACGGATATGTAAAAGGCAATAATGTAAATGTTGCTTATAACGAAAATACAGTAAATCCTGAGCAGGGAACTCTTGTATCAAGCGGACAAATTTCTGTGGGTACAAGCCAGGATTTTGAAGCGAACGAAGATTATAAATTTGACTCGAATGCAAACGGATTCGGCTTTGATTTTGGATTGGTGTACGAATGGAGACCAGATTATGATCAATATGATTTGAGCAGAGCAAAACCGGCAGATAATAATTTTAGAGATTTAAATAAATACAAAGTACGTTTCGGATTATCGGTTACTGATATTGGATCAATCAATTACAAAAATGGAAGACAGGATACTTATAATGTAAACGGTACCATTACGCAGGAAATGATTGATGATGCAGATAATTTCTACGATTTCCTTAACGAACATTATACCAAAACATCTTCTAAAAAAGGAATGAAAACCAATTTACCAACAGCGCTTCATGCTGATGTAGACTGGAATATATACCAAAAATTCTATTTGAATCTTAACGGAGATATCAATATGGTATCTGCCGATAAAATCAATGGTTACGGAATCGCTGATCGTGTAACCCTTACACCTCGTTACGAAAGCAGATGGTTCAGTTTTTATGTACCAATGACGTATATGGAGTACAGCGGAATGCAGGTAGGTTCAGGATTAAGAGTAGGAGCATTCTTTATTGGTTCAGGTTCTATTTTGACCAATTTAGTTTCGAAAGAATCAAAAGCAGCTGATTTTCACCTTGGGATAAAAATTCCGGTTTATGAGAAGAAATTCAAAGACACAGACGAAGATGGAGTAATCGACAAAGAAGATGCCTGCAGAAAAGTAGCTGGCCCGGCAGAAAATAAAGGTTGTCCTTGGCCGGATACAGATAAAGATGGCGTTTTTGATAAAGATGATGCTTGTCCGGATGTAAAAGGCCCGGCAGAAAATAAAGGCTGCCCTTGGAAAGATACAGACGGAGATACACTTTTAGATAATGTAGATGCTTGTCCTGCAATTGCAGGTCCTGTAGAAAACAAAGGTTGTCCTTGGCCGGATACTGACGGAGACGGCGTTCTGGACAAAGACGATGCGTGCCCAACAGTTGCCGGTTTAGCAGAAAATAAAGGTTGTCCGGTTTTGGATGCTGACAAAGACGGTGTTCCGGATAATGTAGATGATTGCCCTTTAATTGCTGGTCCTGCTGAAAATAAAGGTTGTCCTAAAGTGACTAAAGCGACTTTAGAAAAATTAAAAGTAGAAGCTAAATCGATCTTTTTCGTTACCGGAAAAGCAACGTTAAGCGATGCGAAAAAAGGCGTAACTTCAGGAAGGTTAGGCGCTATCAAAGAAATCCTGAAAAATTATCCTAATGCTAAATTCGCTATTAACGGACATACTGATAATGTTGGAAATGCAGCGGCAAACCAGAAATTGTCTGAAGCAAGAGCAAAAGTAGTAATGGATGCTCTGATTGCAAAAGGAGTTAATCCTGATAATTTGAGTTCTCAGGGATTTGGTGCTACAAAACCTGTTGCAACAAATAAAACAGCTGCAGGAAGAGCAGAAAACAGAAGAACAGAAATTGTTTACTTAGGTAATTTATAA
- the pyrF gene encoding orotidine-5'-phosphate decarboxylase, whose translation MTTQQLHEQILLKKSFLCVGLDPDLTKIPPHLLETEDPIFEFNKAIIDATHDLAVGYKPNTAFFEAYGIKGWLSLQKTINYINENFPEIFTIADAKRGDIGNTSSMYAKAFFEDLNFDSVTVAPYMGKDSVEPFLAFENKHTIMLALTSNEGAFDFQTLTTNGKELYKQVLETSKTWKNSHNLMYVVGATKAEYFADIRKIVPDSFLLVPGIGAQGGSLSEVCKYGMNDKVGLLVNSARAIIYASKGTDFAEKAREEALSVQQEMEGILNLKFQV comes from the coding sequence ATGACAACACAACAACTACACGAACAAATTCTTTTAAAAAAATCATTTTTATGCGTGGGGCTAGATCCTGATCTCACCAAAATCCCGCCTCATTTATTAGAAACCGAAGATCCTATTTTCGAATTCAATAAAGCTATAATCGATGCAACGCATGATTTGGCTGTAGGTTATAAACCTAATACTGCTTTTTTTGAAGCGTACGGAATAAAAGGCTGGCTTTCATTGCAGAAAACGATCAATTACATCAACGAGAATTTTCCTGAAATTTTCACCATTGCCGATGCAAAACGCGGTGATATCGGGAATACATCAAGCATGTATGCGAAAGCTTTTTTTGAAGATTTGAATTTTGATAGTGTAACTGTTGCGCCTTATATGGGTAAAGATTCGGTGGAGCCATTTTTGGCTTTCGAAAACAAACATACAATCATGTTAGCATTGACATCAAACGAAGGTGCTTTCGATTTTCAGACTTTAACTACCAACGGAAAAGAATTATACAAACAAGTTTTAGAGACTTCTAAAACATGGAAAAACAGCCATAACTTAATGTATGTGGTTGGCGCGACAAAAGCAGAATATTTTGCTGATATCAGAAAAATTGTTCCGGATAGTTTTTTATTAGTTCCCGGAATTGGCGCTCAGGGCGGAAGTTTATCTGAAGTATGCAAATACGGAATGAATGATAAAGTTGGCTTATTAGTCAACTCAGCCAGAGCGATTATCTATGCCTCAAAAGGAACTGATTTTGCAGAAAAGGCGAGGGAAGAAGCTTTATCTGTTCAACAAGAAATGGAAGGGATTTTAAATTTGAAGTTTCAGGTTTAA
- a CDS encoding type II toxin-antitoxin system HicB family antitoxin: protein MNAKKIVISVVIEKTSTGFSAYAKEIDGLATVGSSITEIKENFNEVLQYHVEYLQEQGETVTITDFEISYQIDLEQVFDYFSVINKSAFAEHYAEMNQSLFRQYTKGLANLSSDKMLQISKGLHKLADELSDLTLV, encoded by the coding sequence ATGAATGCAAAAAAAATAGTAATTTCAGTTGTTATTGAAAAAACTTCTACAGGTTTTTCAGCTTATGCAAAAGAAATTGATGGGTTAGCTACAGTCGGAAGTAGTATAACCGAAATAAAAGAGAATTTTAACGAAGTCCTTCAATATCATGTAGAATATCTGCAAGAACAAGGAGAAACCGTTACAATAACTGATTTCGAAATTAGTTATCAAATAGATTTAGAACAGGTTTTCGATTATTTTAGTGTAATCAACAAATCAGCTTTTGCAGAGCATTACGCAGAAATGAATCAAAGTTTATTCCGACAATACACTAAAGGCTTAGCAAATTTATCAAGCGATAAAATGTTACAGATTTCTAAAGGGTTACATAAATTAGCGGATGAATTAAGTGATTTGACTTTGGTGTGA
- the prfA gene encoding peptide chain release factor 1, giving the protein MLDRLQIVKQRFDEISDLIIQPDVISDQKRYVQLNQEYKNLKALAEKRDEYVLVMANIDEANEIIADGSDADMVEMAKMQLDEAKERLPELEEEIKFMLIPKDPEDAKNVMVEIRAGTGGDEASIFAGDLFRMYTKYCENQGWRTSVVDMNEGTSGGFKEVIFEVSGEDVYGTLKFEAGVHRVQRVPQTETQGRVHTSAATVMVLPEAEEFDVQIDMNDVRVDFFCSSGPGGQSVNTTKSAVRLTHIPTGLVAQCQDQKSQHKNKDKALNVLRSRLYEQELAKKEAEDATKRTSQVSSGDRSAKIRTYNYAQGRVTDHRVGLTLYDLGNIMNGDIQKIVAELQLVNNMEKLKEASEVF; this is encoded by the coding sequence ATGTTAGATAGACTTCAAATAGTAAAACAACGTTTCGACGAGATTTCGGATTTGATTATCCAGCCGGATGTTATTTCTGATCAGAAACGTTATGTGCAATTGAATCAGGAGTACAAAAACCTGAAAGCATTGGCTGAAAAGCGTGATGAATATGTACTTGTGATGGCTAATATAGATGAGGCAAACGAAATTATTGCTGATGGAAGTGATGCAGATATGGTTGAAATGGCCAAAATGCAACTAGATGAAGCAAAAGAAAGATTGCCTGAACTTGAGGAAGAAATCAAGTTTATGTTGATCCCTAAAGATCCTGAAGATGCTAAAAACGTAATGGTCGAGATTCGTGCCGGAACGGGTGGGGATGAAGCGAGTATTTTTGCAGGAGATTTGTTTAGAATGTATACTAAATATTGTGAGAACCAGGGTTGGAGAACTTCTGTAGTAGATATGAACGAAGGTACTTCGGGTGGTTTCAAAGAGGTTATTTTTGAAGTATCTGGAGAGGATGTTTACGGAACTTTGAAGTTTGAAGCCGGAGTGCACCGTGTACAACGTGTTCCTCAGACAGAAACTCAGGGTCGTGTGCATACATCTGCAGCAACGGTTATGGTTTTACCGGAAGCGGAAGAGTTTGATGTACAAATTGATATGAACGATGTTCGTGTGGATTTCTTCTGTTCATCTGGACCTGGAGGACAATCTGTAAATACTACGAAATCTGCGGTACGTTTAACGCACATTCCTACGGGATTGGTGGCGCAATGTCAGGATCAGAAATCGCAGCATAAAAACAAAGATAAGGCGTTGAACGTTTTACGTTCTCGTTTATACGAACAGGAATTGGCGAAGAAAGAGGCTGAAGATGCTACAAAACGTACATCGCAGGTGAGTTCTGGTGACAGATCGGCTAAAATTCGTACTTACAACTACGCTCAGGGTCGTGTAACGGATCACAGAGTTGGTTTGACACTTTACGATTTAGGAAATATCATGAATGGTGACATTCAGAAAATTGTTGCCGAGTTACAATTGGTAAACAATATGGAGAAATTGAAAGAAGCTTCGGAAGTTTTTTAA
- a CDS encoding type II toxin-antitoxin system HicA family toxin translates to MASVNELLKLLKKDGWFLYKNGANHDLYRHATKQNQLTIPRHGSKEMANGTLNSILKAAGLK, encoded by the coding sequence ATGGCTTCAGTAAATGAGTTGTTAAAACTTCTCAAAAAGGATGGTTGGTTTCTTTATAAAAATGGTGCAAACCACGATTTGTATAGACATGCAACAAAACAAAATCAACTTACTATCCCGAGACATGGTAGTAAAGAAATGGCAAACGGTACTTTAAATAGTATTTTAAAAGCAGCAGGACTTAAATAG
- a CDS encoding Dps family protein, with protein MTPHIGITPKNLKKSTSILATILSNEMTLYVKTRKFHWNISGNSFMELHKLFEEQYRILEANIDEVAERISQLGEKTIGTMKEFIDNSTLKESPKEYASQKHMLEELLENHEQLVTEFRDYIPAFEDDNNDIGSADFVTGLLQQHEKMAWVLRRYQV; from the coding sequence ATGACTCCACATATCGGAATTACGCCAAAAAACTTAAAGAAAAGTACTTCTATATTAGCCACTATTTTATCTAATGAAATGACGCTGTATGTGAAAACAAGAAAATTTCATTGGAATATTTCAGGAAATAGTTTTATGGAGCTGCATAAATTGTTTGAGGAACAATACCGAATTCTGGAAGCTAATATTGATGAAGTTGCAGAACGCATTAGTCAGTTGGGAGAAAAAACAATTGGTACAATGAAGGAGTTTATCGATAATTCGACTTTAAAAGAATCTCCTAAAGAATACGCTTCGCAAAAACATATGCTTGAGGAACTTTTAGAAAATCACGAGCAACTGGTTACGGAGTTCAGAGATTATATTCCGGCTTTTGAAGACGATAATAATGATATAGGTTCTGCAGATTTTGTAACAGGTTTATTGCAACAACACGAAAAAATGGCGTGGGTTTTACGCCGCTATCAGGTATAG
- a CDS encoding sensor histidine kinase, with protein MKWIPNFNSSNSLRVIFVIAVFILLFLSSIAYKHNRDLDESSKVVMHTYEINIQLERLMSAIKDAETGQRGYIITRNARFLTPYIYSRDKVNTSFITLKKLTADNPKQQKNLEKLFKLIIQRFVSFENCLKYSDPKTYDKRKLDNHMFGGRILMENIRFQVDEMNDIEKNYLAKRLKIYAAEISLSPLFSISLFLVALSFILLAYRQISRDFERLKIYNKKLLISSGLMAESESIGKFSTWQWDLDSNKIDYSDNQFRLLGFEPNAFVPERATFLEFVHPDDKETVAKSMEGIVEKKQLPFVYYKITRPDYEIRYFKSTGKLLTDQQGSKILLGINFDITDEHLLNIELQERNRELEKSNKELASFNHVASHDLQEPLRKIQTFVSRIPEADKAVMSESAKGYISKIEVSAKRMRVLIDDLLLFSRTNTTKKEFIKLSLNELLENAESELAEIIEEKHAVITVSKLPKLAVIPYQIEQLFINLIGNSLKYSQPDIAPEIKIESEKVNSADYPDLLEPNIKKFHKITFTDNGMGFDPQFKETIFVLFQRLHSKTDYPGTGIGLAICKKIVDNHKGHIIADSTPNKGSVFTVFLPE; from the coding sequence ATGAAATGGATACCAAATTTTAATTCTTCAAACTCATTGAGAGTTATTTTTGTAATCGCGGTTTTCATTCTGTTATTTCTTTCTTCTATTGCTTACAAGCACAATCGGGATTTAGATGAATCCAGCAAAGTGGTAATGCATACGTATGAAATAAACATTCAATTAGAGCGATTAATGTCGGCAATTAAGGATGCCGAAACCGGGCAGCGTGGCTATATTATAACACGAAATGCCCGATTTCTAACACCTTATATTTACTCACGCGATAAAGTAAATACGTCATTTATTACTCTAAAAAAACTTACTGCTGACAATCCGAAGCAGCAAAAAAATCTTGAAAAATTATTCAAATTAATTATTCAGCGTTTTGTTTCTTTCGAAAATTGTCTAAAATACAGCGATCCCAAAACATATGATAAGAGAAAACTCGATAATCATATGTTTGGCGGTCGAATCCTGATGGAAAACATTCGTTTTCAGGTAGACGAAATGAACGACATCGAGAAAAATTATCTGGCAAAAAGACTTAAAATTTATGCTGCCGAAATCTCATTAAGTCCTCTATTTTCTATTTCTTTATTTCTTGTAGCGCTAAGTTTTATTTTATTGGCTTACAGACAAATTAGTCGTGACTTTGAACGTTTGAAAATTTACAATAAAAAACTTTTGATCTCAAGCGGACTAATGGCCGAATCTGAAAGTATTGGTAAATTCAGTACCTGGCAATGGGATCTGGATTCTAATAAAATAGATTACTCAGACAATCAGTTTCGTTTATTGGGTTTTGAACCTAATGCCTTTGTTCCTGAAAGAGCAACTTTCCTGGAATTTGTACATCCTGATGACAAAGAAACTGTAGCAAAATCGATGGAAGGTATTGTAGAGAAAAAACAATTGCCTTTTGTATACTATAAAATTACAAGACCGGATTACGAAATAAGATATTTTAAATCTACCGGAAAATTATTGACCGATCAACAGGGAAGTAAAATTTTATTGGGAATCAATTTTGATATTACAGATGAACATCTATTAAATATCGAACTTCAGGAACGTAACAGAGAACTGGAAAAAAGCAATAAAGAACTGGCTTCTTTTAACCATGTTGCGAGTCATGATTTGCAGGAACCTTTAAGAAAAATTCAAACTTTTGTTTCGCGAATCCCAGAAGCTGATAAAGCTGTTATGTCAGAAAGTGCAAAAGGTTACATTTCTAAAATCGAAGTTTCGGCCAAAAGAATGCGAGTTTTAATAGACGATTTACTTTTATTCTCAAGAACCAATACTACCAAAAAAGAATTTATAAAATTAAGCTTAAACGAACTGCTGGAAAATGCCGAATCTGAATTGGCTGAAATCATCGAGGAAAAACATGCCGTTATTACAGTTTCGAAATTGCCTAAACTGGCTGTTATTCCATACCAAATCGAACAGCTTTTTATAAACCTTATCGGGAATTCATTAAAATACAGTCAGCCTGATATCGCGCCTGAAATCAAGATCGAAAGCGAAAAAGTAAACTCTGCCGATTATCCTGATTTATTAGAACCTAATATTAAAAAATTCCATAAAATAACTTTCACCGATAACGGAATGGGATTTGATCCTCAGTTTAAGGAAACTATTTTTGTTTTGTTCCAGCGTTTGCATTCTAAAACAGATTATCCCGGAACCGGAATTGGCCTTGCCATTTGCAAAAAAATTGTCGACAACCACAAAGGTCACATCATAGCCGACAGTACTCCTAATAAAGGATCTGTTTTTACAGTGTTTCTGCCGGAATAG
- a CDS encoding helix-turn-helix domain-containing protein, with amino-acid sequence MKLFIKFDINTICSLFLKQNLEQNNINFTTLGFGEIEIADNLDADALESLKNNLLPCGFEVVENQKSVLVQKIKDAIIELVFMEDSNNYKSSVFLAEKLNHSYGYLSNVFSEVTYSSIENFIILQKIERAKQLIIINEMSLTEIAFLLNYSSVAHLSTQFKNTTGITPSAFQRIIKKRRENLK; translated from the coding sequence ATGAAACTATTTATAAAGTTCGACATAAACACCATTTGCTCGCTTTTTTTGAAACAAAACCTGGAACAAAATAACATAAATTTTACAACTCTGGGATTTGGCGAAATTGAAATTGCGGACAATCTTGATGCAGATGCTCTCGAATCTTTAAAAAATAATTTGTTGCCGTGTGGTTTTGAAGTGGTCGAAAATCAGAAAAGTGTTCTTGTTCAAAAAATAAAGGATGCTATAATTGAGCTTGTTTTTATGGAAGACAGCAATAATTATAAAAGTTCTGTGTTTTTAGCAGAGAAATTAAATCACAGTTACGGTTACTTGTCTAATGTTTTCTCAGAAGTGACATACTCTTCTATTGAAAACTTTATCATTTTACAAAAAATTGAAAGAGCCAAACAATTAATTATTATTAATGAAATGAGTTTGACCGAAATTGCTTTTTTACTAAACTACTCGAGTGTTGCCCATTTGAGTACACAGTTTAAAAATACGACGGGAATTACGCCATCGGCTTTTCAGAGAATCATTAAGAAACGTAGAGAAAATTTAAAATAA
- a CDS encoding CsbD family protein: MNTTEIKGNWNELKGKLKQQYADLTDDDLLYDEGKEDEMYGKLQQKLGKTKDEVRKIIADL, encoded by the coding sequence ATGAATACTACAGAGATAAAAGGAAACTGGAACGAGTTGAAAGGAAAATTGAAACAACAATATGCAGATCTTACAGATGACGATTTGTTGTATGATGAAGGTAAAGAAGACGAAATGTACGGAAAACTTCAACAAAAATTGGGAAAAACAAAAGATGAAGTCCGCAAAATTATTGCAGATTTGTAA
- a CDS encoding lmo0937 family membrane protein gives MSNLLYTIAVILVILWALGFFVYSLGSIIHILLVIAIIAILFRLIKGREV, from the coding sequence ATGTCAAATTTATTATATACAATCGCAGTAATATTGGTCATTCTGTGGGCTTTAGGCTTCTTTGTCTACAGCTTAGGAAGTATCATCCACATATTATTAGTAATTGCGATCATCGCAATACTATTCAGACTTATCAAAGGTCGTGAAGTTTAA